GCCTTGCGCTTGATCATGCCGAGCATGGGGATCTTGACGTCGACGGTCAGCCGGTAGGTGACCTCGGTGGCGTCGGCGCCGACCGGCTTCAGGAGGTAGGAGCCGTCGAGCGAGCGCAGCATCTGGGACTTGACGAGGGTCCAGGAGACCTCGTGGTCGCCGGTCCAGGTGTAGCCGAGGGTCTGGTCGTCCTTGATCGCGCCGGCGTCCATGACGAGGCGGACCTGCTCGGCGCGGCCCCGGTCGTCGGTCGCGAGGATCTCGGCCTCCTTGACCTCGCCGGTCCAGTCCGGGTAGCGGGCGAAGTCGGCGATCACCGCCATGACGTCGGCCGGCGCCGCCTCGATCGTGATGCTCGAACTGGTGTGTTCCGCCATCGCCGTGGCTCCTCCGGATACGTGCCGGTAGACAGGTCGTCGTGCGCACGAGTGTGCAGCGTGAAGGCTACCGCGCACGGGAGTGGCCGCCGTCACCCCCCACCTGCGTCAGGTCACCATTCGAGGGCCCAGGGACGGCCGGTCGAGGCGAAGTGTCCGACGTTGACGCACTCGGTCGCGCCGATCCGCATCCGGCGGGCCAGCGGCTGGTGGACGTGGCCGAAGAGGGAGTAGCGGGGGCGGGTGCGGCGGATGGCGTCCAGCAGGGCGCGGCTGCCGCGTTCGAAGCGGCGGGCGACGGTGTCGTAGACCAGTTCGGGCACCTCGGGCGGGATGTGGGTGCACAGCACGTCGACCTCGCCGACGGCCTCGATCTTCGCCGCGTACTCCTCGTCGCTGATCTCGTACGGGGTGTGCATGGGGGTGCGCAGGCCGCCGCCGACGAAGCCGAAGGTGCGGCCGCCGATCTCCACCCGCTGCCCGTCGAGGACGGTGGTGCCCCGGGCCGCGTACTCGGGCCACAGGGGCGGGACGTCGACGTTGCCGTAGGTGGCGTACGTCGGGGTCGGGAAGGCGGCGAAGAGTTCGGCGTACTGCTTGCGCACGGCGCTCTCGATGGCGGCGGCCCGGCCGGTGCCGATGGAGCCCCAGAGGCGGGCGCCGAACGCGCGGGCCTCCTCGAAGCGGCGGGCGGTGCGCAGCTCGACGATGCGGTCCGCGTTCTCCTCGCCGAAGAGGTCGGGGAAGATGCCGCGCGAGTGGTCCGCGTAGTCGAGGAAGAGGACGAGGTCGCCGAGGCAGATCAGGGCGTCGGCGCCGTCGCCCGCTCTGGCCAGGTCACGGGCGTTGCCGTGCACGTCACTGACCACATGGACGCGTGTTCTGCCGCGAGCGGGCGGTGTGGGTGCCATGGCGATCAAGGGTAGGCGGGCGGGGCGGGCGTGAACAGTGCCGACCGGAGCCGCTGTTACTGGCCAGTCAGTTAGCGGGTGGACTACCGTACGCGCAGGAACACCCATGGGTGTGATGCGGCGAACATCTCGCCGGGACCCCCTGTCGGAGGAGCCATACCGGCGGGTAACGTCCGGGCGGTCCAGTCGTGCTCGGACTCTCGACAGCGAGATCCCCGAGCACCTGCCCGAGCCTTGGACCGCACCGTCGCATCGCACAACGTCGTGGCGCCGGCGCCCTATGAGGAGCAGCAGTCTTGCGCGAGTTCAGCCTTCCGGCTCTGTACGAGGTCCCGGCGGACGGCAACCTGACCGACATCGTCCGCAGAAACGCCGCGCAGCACCCCGAGGTCGCCGTCATCGCCCGCAGAGCCGGCGGGAGCTGGCAGGACGTGACGGCGACGGCCTTCCTCGCCGAGGTGGTGACCGCCGCCAAGGGCCTCATCGCCTCAGGTGTGCAGCCGGGCGACCGGGTCGGCCTGATGTCGCGCACCCGCTACGAGTGGACGCTGCTCGACTTCGCGATCTGGAGCGCGGGCGCGGTCACCGTCCCGGTGTACGAGACCAGCTCGCCCGAGCAGGTGGAGTGGATCCTCTCCGACTCGGGCGCGACGGCCTGTGTGGTGGAGCTGGACTCCCACACGGCGACCGTCGAGTCGGTGCGCGAGCGGCTGCCCGCGCTCAAGCACCTGTGGCAGATCGAGGGCGGTGGCATCGAGGAGCTCGGCCGGCTCGGGCAGGACGTCTCGGACGCCACCGTCGAGGAGCGCGGCTCGCTCGCCAAGGCCGACGACCCGGCGACCATCGTGTACACGTCGGGCACCACCGGCAGGCCCAAGGGCTGTGTGCTGACCCACCGCAGCTTCTTCGCGGAGTGCGGCAACGTCGTGGAGCGGCTGCGGCCGCTGTTCCGCACCGGCGAGTGCTCGGTGCTGCTGTTCCTGCCGCTGGCGCACGTCTTCGGGCGGCTGGTGCAGATCGCGCCGATGATGGCGCCGATCAAGCTGGGCTGCGTCCCGGACATCAAGCACCTCACGGACGAGCTGGCGTCGTTCAGACCGACACTGATCCTGGGCGTCCCGCGGGTCTTCGAGAAGGTCTACAACGCGGCGCGGGCCAAGGCGCAGGCGGACGGCAAGGGCAAGATCTTCGACCGGGCCGCCGACACCGCCATCGCGTACAGCAAGGCGCAGGACACGCCGTCGGGTCCCTCGCTCGGCCTGCGGATCAGGCACAAGGTGTTCGACAAGCTGGTCTACGGCAAGCTGCGCGCGGTGCTCGGCGGGCGCGGCGAGTACGCGATCTCCGGCGGCGCCCCGCTGGGCGAGCGGCTCGGCCACTTCTTCCGCGGGATCGGCTTCACAGTTCTTGAGGGCTACGGCCTCACCGAATCCTGCGCGGCGACGGCGTTCAACCCGTGGGACCGCACGAAGATCGGCACGGTCGGGCAGCCGCTGCCGGGCTCGGTGATCCGGATCGCGGACGACGGCGAGGTGCTGCTGCACGGCGAGCACCTGTTCAAGGAGTACTGGAACAACCCGGGGGCGACGGCGGAGGCGCTGACCGACGGCTGGTTCCACACCGGCGACGTCGGCACCCTCGACGAGGACGGGTATCTGCGGATCACCGGCCGCAAGAAGGAGATCATCGTCACCGCGGGCGGCAAGAACGTCGCGCCCGCCGTGATCGAGGACCGGATCAGGGCGCACGCGCTGGTCGCGGAGTGCATGGTGGTCGGTGACGGGCGGCCGTTCGTGGGCGCGCTGGTCACCGTGGACGACGAGTTCCTCGGCCGGTGGGCGGTCGAGCACGGCAAGCCGGCGGATGCCACCGCGGCGTCGCTGCGTGACGACCCGGATCTGCTCGCGGAGATCCAGACGGCGGTCGACGACGGCAACGCCGCGGTGTCGAAGGCGGAATCGGTGCGGAAGTTCCGCATTCTGCCCTCCCCGTTCACGGAGGAGTCGGGCCACCTGACGCCGTCCCTGAAGCTCAAGCGGAACGTGGTGGCGAAGGATTACGCGGCCGAGATCGAGGCCATCTACGCCAAGTGACCTCCCGGCCCGCTCATGGCGCGGTGTCCTCGGCGAGGACCCGCGCCATCGTGCGTTCCGCGAGCGCGGTGATCGTCACGAACGGGTTCACGCCGATGGATCCCGGCACCAGCGAGCCGTCGGTGACGTAGAGCCGTGAATAGCCCTTCACCCGGCCGTAGGCGTCGGTCGCCTTGCCCAACACGCAGCCGCCGAGCGGGTGGTAGCAGAAGTCGTCGGCGAAGACCTTGCTGGACGAGCCGAACAGGTCGTAGCGGTAGATGGTCGCGTTGGCCGCGTTGATCCGGTCGAAGAGCTTCTTGGCCATGGCGACGGAGACGGCGCTCTGCGCGGCGCTCCAGCCGAGCTTCACCGTGCCCGAGGCGGAGTCGTAGGTGAAGCGGGCCCGTTGCGGGTTCTTGGTGATCGCCAGGTAGAGGCTGATCCAGGTCTCGAACCCGATGGGCAGCGGGGCGATCTCCGCGAAGACCGGGTTGTCGGTGTTGGCCCAGTCGTCGATGCCCATGACCGGCATGGTCGACTGGCTGGCGCCGACGGTGTCCCAGACGTGGTTGGCGCGCGCCACCATCGTGTTGCCGTTGGTGCCCCAGCCCGCGCCGACGCTCGCGTCGAGGTCGGGCAGGGTGCCGGTGTCCCGTGCCCTGACGAGGAGTTCGGTGGTGCCGAGGCTGCCGCCGCCGAGGAAGAGCGAGGCGCAGCCGTACTGCTTGGTCTCGACGACCGCGCCCGTGGTGTCGATCCGGTCGACGGTGAGCAGGTAGCCGCCGTCGGCGGCCCGGGTGATGTCCCGCACCTTCTCCAGGGTGTGCAGGGTGACGTTGCCGGTGCCGAGGGCGGCGGCGAGGTAGGTCTTGTCGAGGCTGCGCTTGCCCTGGTTGTTGCCGTAGATGACCTCTCCGGCCAGCGCGGACCTGGTGGCGGTGCCGGCCGCCTCGCGCTGCATGTACCCGAAGTCGTAGACGTTGGGCACGAAGGTGGTCTTCAGCCCCGCGGCGCCTGCCGCCTTCCGCGAGGTGCGGGTGAACCGGTACCAGTCGGTCGACTCGAACCAGGCGGGGTCGACGGTGTTGACGCCGAGCATGGCACGGGCGCGCGGGAAGTACGTGCCGTACATCTCGGCCGCGTCGACGGCCGGGAACTGCTCGGCGAAGTAGGACGGGAGCGGGGTGACGGCCATGCCGCCGTTGACCAGGGAGCCGCCGCCGACCCCGCGGCCGACGTAGACGGACATGTTGTCGTAGTGCACCCGGTCCAGGACTCCGGGGTAGGGGGTGATGTCCCGGTTGACGAGGTCGAGCCAGAGGAAGCTGGCCAGCGGGGCCTCGGTGCGGCCGCGGAACCACATGGAGCGCTGGTCGGGGGCGCTGGTGGCGCAGAAGACCTTGCCGTCGGGGCCCGCGGTGTTCCACAGCCGGCCCATTTCGAGGACGACGGTGCGGATGCCGGCCTGGCCGAGGCGCAGGGCGGCGACGGCACCGCCGTACCCGGAGCCGACGACGATCGCGGGGGCGCTGTCGACGGCGGCGGGTTCGACGGCCTGTGCGGACTGGAGGCCGATGCGGGTGAGGCCGGCGGCCGCGGCGGTCTGGAGGGCGACCATGCCCAGGATGTGACGTCTCGTCAGCTGACGCTGCATCAGTTTTTCTGTCATGCGCGCAGCATCGGCGGATTATCCGCTTCCGCCTAGAGCAGCGTCCTCAATGTCTGGGCCAACAAATCCCAGCGCCACTTCTCCTCGACCCACGCCCGGCCCCGCTCCCCCATCCGGCGCCGCAGCTCCGCGTCGCCGAGCAGGGCGACCACCCGCTCGGCGGTCTCCTCGGCGGAGCCGCCGCG
The sequence above is a segment of the Streptomyces griseoviridis genome. Coding sequences within it:
- a CDS encoding SRPBCC family protein — encoded protein: MAEHTSSSITIEAAPADVMAVIADFARYPDWTGEVKEAEILATDDRGRAEQVRLVMDAGAIKDDQTLGYTWTGDHEVSWTLVKSQMLRSLDGSYLLKPVGADATEVTYRLTVDVKIPMLGMIKRKAEKVIIDRALAGLKTRVESGEK
- a CDS encoding metallophosphoesterase family protein, whose protein sequence is MAPTPPARGRTRVHVVSDVHGNARDLARAGDGADALICLGDLVLFLDYADHSRGIFPDLFGEENADRIVELRTARRFEEARAFGARLWGSIGTGRAAAIESAVRKQYAELFAAFPTPTYATYGNVDVPPLWPEYAARGTTVLDGQRVEIGGRTFGFVGGGLRTPMHTPYEISDEEYAAKIEAVGEVDVLCTHIPPEVPELVYDTVARRFERGSRALLDAIRRTRPRYSLFGHVHQPLARRMRIGATECVNVGHFASTGRPWALEW
- a CDS encoding AMP-dependent synthetase/ligase produces the protein MREFSLPALYEVPADGNLTDIVRRNAAQHPEVAVIARRAGGSWQDVTATAFLAEVVTAAKGLIASGVQPGDRVGLMSRTRYEWTLLDFAIWSAGAVTVPVYETSSPEQVEWILSDSGATACVVELDSHTATVESVRERLPALKHLWQIEGGGIEELGRLGQDVSDATVEERGSLAKADDPATIVYTSGTTGRPKGCVLTHRSFFAECGNVVERLRPLFRTGECSVLLFLPLAHVFGRLVQIAPMMAPIKLGCVPDIKHLTDELASFRPTLILGVPRVFEKVYNAARAKAQADGKGKIFDRAADTAIAYSKAQDTPSGPSLGLRIRHKVFDKLVYGKLRAVLGGRGEYAISGGAPLGERLGHFFRGIGFTVLEGYGLTESCAATAFNPWDRTKIGTVGQPLPGSVIRIADDGEVLLHGEHLFKEYWNNPGATAEALTDGWFHTGDVGTLDEDGYLRITGRKKEIIVTAGGKNVAPAVIEDRIRAHALVAECMVVGDGRPFVGALVTVDDEFLGRWAVEHGKPADATAASLRDDPDLLAEIQTAVDDGNAAVSKAESVRKFRILPSPFTEESGHLTPSLKLKRNVVAKDYAAEIEAIYAK
- a CDS encoding GMC oxidoreductase; translated protein: MVALQTAAAAGLTRIGLQSAQAVEPAAVDSAPAIVVGSGYGGAVAALRLGQAGIRTVVLEMGRLWNTAGPDGKVFCATSAPDQRSMWFRGRTEAPLASFLWLDLVNRDITPYPGVLDRVHYDNMSVYVGRGVGGGSLVNGGMAVTPLPSYFAEQFPAVDAAEMYGTYFPRARAMLGVNTVDPAWFESTDWYRFTRTSRKAAGAAGLKTTFVPNVYDFGYMQREAAGTATRSALAGEVIYGNNQGKRSLDKTYLAAALGTGNVTLHTLEKVRDITRAADGGYLLTVDRIDTTGAVVETKQYGCASLFLGGGSLGTTELLVRARDTGTLPDLDASVGAGWGTNGNTMVARANHVWDTVGASQSTMPVMGIDDWANTDNPVFAEIAPLPIGFETWISLYLAITKNPQRARFTYDSASGTVKLGWSAAQSAVSVAMAKKLFDRINAANATIYRYDLFGSSSKVFADDFCYHPLGGCVLGKATDAYGRVKGYSRLYVTDGSLVPGSIGVNPFVTITALAERTMARVLAEDTAP